CCGGGCGAAAAACGCTGGATATCAAGACGAATCGACCACATCGCCGGGGCGACCCGCCACACGCGCCCGAACAACAGCGGCGAAACCGCCGGTCCGGCAGCGGTCGGCGGCTAGGGTCGGAGCATGGCTTACGGACGTCTCGCCGACCCGAACATGACCCTCGGCACCGACCCCCGATGCGATCCCCGCATGGTCAAGGCGCTCACCGCGTTCGGCCTCGACGGCCCGCTCCCGAAGGCCCCGCTCACGGTCGACTCCCCGCTGGAGGAGCGGCTGGCGTTCGCCGCGGCGAACGAGGACGCCATCACCGCGATCTTCGCCCAGCTCAGCGGCCCGGACTCGGTGGCCGGGGTGGCCACCACGACAACCACGATTACCGGCGTCGACGGCAACGAGATCACGCTCTACATCAGCCGGCCCGAGAACACCACCGGGCCGCTGCCCGCGGTCGTGCATCTGCACGGCGGCGGCATGGCGATCCTGGCGGCGGGCGATCTGTCGTACCGGTTGCTGCGCGAACACCTGGCCGCGGCCGGGTTGGTGGTTGTCGGCGTGGAGTTCCGCAACGCCGCGGGGAAACTCGGCCCGCACCCCTATCCGGCCGGGCTCAACGACTGCGCGTCGGCGGTCCGCTGGGTCTACGCCAACCGCGCGCAGCTGGGTGTCAGCCACGTGATCGTCAACGGCGAGTCCGGCGGCGGCAATCTCACGCTGACCGTCACCCACAAGGCCAAGCGGGAGGGCTGGCTGCACGAGATCTCCGGCGTCTACGCGCAGTGCCCCTACATCTCCAACCGGTGGCACGAGGACGCCGAGGATCTGCCGTCGCTGGTCGAGAACGACGGCTACTTCATCAGCCGCCAGCAGCTGACACTGCTCGGCTCGCTCTACGACCCGTCCGGGCAGCACGCCGACGACGCGACGTGCTGGGCGGCCAAGGCCACCGACGAGGAGCTGGCCGGGCTTCCGCCCCACGTCGTCTCGGTCAACGAACTCGACCCGCTGCGCGACGAGGGCCTGCAGTACTACCGGCGTCTGGTGCGGGCCGGGGTGCCCGCGGTCGGACGGGTGGTCGCCGGCACCTGCCACGGCGGTGACCTGATGTTCCCGGAGGCGATGCCCGACGTGTTCGCGGCGTCGATCCGGGACGTCAGCGGGTTCGCGAAATCACTGGCGAGTTAGCCCGCCCCGACGATCGTGTTGCTGTCGTAGCCGCGGCTGTTCTGCCGCGGGGCGCCGGACTGCTGCTTGCTGCGCAGCGGTTCGCACATCCCGACGTAGGGCACGCTCTTGCACGGCCCGTGCGGTCGGGCGACGGTCAACCCCGTCGAATCGCCCGGGCCGGCCGGTCCGGCGACGAGTCCCGCGACCACGAGTGCCGCGGCTACCAGCGCCGCGCCCACCCGCGAGGAATATGTTGATCGAGTTGTGAAACGGTGCATCATGGCGTCCTCCCGCCGATGCCGGCATCAACGCCTGTGACAGCCAGAGTAATCCCGCCGGGACGCCGAAAACAGTTCTGCTAGCTGGCCTTACAGTTAGCCGACCTGTGCATCGGGTCCCGTTGACTCCGCGCCGAGCGCGCGGTGCTCTCGCACTGTTGCGCCGTGGTTGTACTGTCAACGCCGGGAGTCGGGGCTATCCTGCTCGGCGATGGCCACTTTCAAGCGCTACCTCGCGTTCCAGGCGATGACGCTGACCTTCGGCATCGTCGGGCCGATCTTTCTGCTGCTGTACTTCGCGAGTCAGCCCGACCCGACGCTGAAGTGGGCCTACTGGTGGGGGTTGGTGATCACCACCGCCGACGTGCTGGTGGCGTTGTGGCTGACCGAGCAGACGATCACGGGGACCGCCGAGGGTCCCGACGACGCCCAGTCGCTGCCGACCCGTATCGCCGAGCGCTTCCCCGGCCTCACCCAGCGGTCCTGAGTCGTACTGACCGCCGCGCCAGCACGGCCCGGAGTCCCGGTAAACCTCAGCTGAACGGGGGCCGCTCGTCGAAGCGGCGGGACGCCCGGCCCGCCAGCCGCCACAACCGCGCCACCCAGTCGGCGTCCTCGTCGGTGACGAAGTTGCCCATCACCCGCACCGCGATGCGCATCAGCGCCGCCGAGCGCATCGCCAGCGGGCCCGCGGTGGGCAGGAACCGGGGGAAGGTCAACAGCAGCGCCAGCCGCCGCGCCACCGAGAAACACCGGGCGTAGTGGGCCTGCAGCGTGGCCGGCCAGGCCGCCGACAGATCGCCGGTGCCCAGCAGTTCGGCGGCCAGTCGGCCGGTCTCCAGGCCGTAGTCGATGCCCTCGCCGTTGAGCGGGTTCACACAGGCCGCGGCGTCGCCGACCAGCATCCAGTTCGGCC
The window above is part of the Mycolicibacterium hassiacum DSM 44199 genome. Proteins encoded here:
- a CDS encoding alpha/beta hydrolase fold domain-containing protein, producing MAYGRLADPNMTLGTDPRCDPRMVKALTAFGLDGPLPKAPLTVDSPLEERLAFAAANEDAITAIFAQLSGPDSVAGVATTTTTITGVDGNEITLYISRPENTTGPLPAVVHLHGGGMAILAAGDLSYRLLREHLAAAGLVVVGVEFRNAAGKLGPHPYPAGLNDCASAVRWVYANRAQLGVSHVIVNGESGGGNLTLTVTHKAKREGWLHEISGVYAQCPYISNRWHEDAEDLPSLVENDGYFISRQQLTLLGSLYDPSGQHADDATCWAAKATDEELAGLPPHVVSVNELDPLRDEGLQYYRRLVRAGVPAVGRVVAGTCHGGDLMFPEAMPDVFAASIRDVSGFAKSLAS